AGTACATATgagtttttaaaattctacgGTGTAACCACTGTCACAtagttggcttatgcttatcagGTTATAATATAGATTCTCTACAAGAATTACAtctctaataataattttgccgtggataatcttacccttaccaaCAGCTTTACCTTTAGAATTGTCACCGAAGGTGATTGTTGGACCTTTGTAGTTGATTACTTCTGAAAGGAGATCTTgcttccagtcatgtgtctagaACAGCCACTATCCAGGAACCAGATTGATTCCTCCTAGTTCTTTTTCTTTGACACCTAACATTATTGAAAAGAGAAATTGGTACCCTTccctatttgggtcctgagctTATTAGACCCTTAGGAATCCACACTTGAATTATCCTAAAGGATTTTTCATGATGTGTCCTAAGGAGATAGCTATTATGTGCATAATCAGATGGTTCATGCAGTGTCTTTTTCTTTCCAGTATGTTGTTTGGACCATCTATCGTTGTCACTCAACCGgtatctcttttgaacaggtcggCTATTGTGGTAATGGTTCGGTctagtttttgaatgatttccGGTTGACCCTGACTTTCTGCTGGCCCAACCCAAACCGTTGTGAACGGTTGTATTAGGCCTGCGTCTGAGCCATGATCGGTTGGTTTTAGCATTCTCAATTTTGACGTATCCTAAACCACATCGCCTTctgttattttcaagatttacattcTGAGTGCCTTGATCTTCAGtcttatcatgttcatatatcGTACTAGATCTGaaaaatttaattggttttaaactgTCTTTTTCTAGTAGCGGTTGAGTTGATGCTCCAGAAGTACTGCATTCATTAATGCTATAGCCTATCCCGGTTCTGTCTCCGGCTGGCTTCTGCATTTCCTGCATCTTATTCAGAGAaacagaggacttgttccaagtgtTGACTGTATTTATCAatcgtttgttttctttcaaagtagCATGGAACAATCTTCGCAGATCATCATTCTTAGCTGTTAGCAGACTTAACTTTACTTTCAAACCGTTAACCTCTTTTGTTGTGAACAGCTAGAGAGAGTTAACTTGTTTTCCAAGTTTTGTTTTTCTGTTTTGGCTTCATTGAACTGCTGTGATAGCCTCTTAaactcatctaccatgtcatgaagtgtgGTGACAAGATCTTTTCATGTGAATTCATCAGAGTTAAAGTCAAATACTATTTCATCAGtagattcttgatcttctttggCCATGAGATACTCTACTTTCTCATCTTCGCTTTCACTTGAAGATTCTTCAGAAATAGATTTTTCAGATTCTGATTATGCCCATTTGTCTTTATCTTCTTCTGCAACTAAGACTCGCTGACTCTTCTTTTGATGAATCTTTTGTTGTCTTTAACTCGTCTTCTGTCACttgatttcttttcatcttttcgTGGCCTGTTGCATTCTGCAATAAAGTGTCctttctttccacagttaaaacaagcTTGACTATCATCAGTATGGACCTTGTTGAAGTGAGATTTATTCATCTGTGATTTATTCTTACGCATGaatttactgaattttttaaCGAATAAAGACATGGCTTCCTTGCTTAATTGCTCAGGCCGATTTCTTACTTGAGGACTCTTCGACCGGAAGAGTCACTATGGTAGCTGGCAGTTCCTTTGTTTGTTGCGATGTGGCTGGGTCTTCTTCAGTTCGTATACCAagctcaaactcataagctTTAAGATCGGCGAATAGGTCGCGAAGTTCCAGCTTGTTCAGATCCTTGGATTCTCGCATTGCTATGGTCTTAACGCCCCATTCTCTGGGAAGAGCTCACATAACTTTTAAAGCAATTTCTCTGTTGGAATATTCTTTCCCGAGTGAGGTGAGTTCGATGATGATATTGCTGCATCGTTCGTCAAATTCTGCAAGAGTTTCTCCTGGCTTCATCTTTGCGTTGTCAAACTTCTGGATAGCCACAGTCAACTTGTTTTCCTTAGTCTGATCATTGCCTTCGAATAGTTGAGtaagtttttcccatatttccTTCGCAGTAGTGCAGGTCTTGATTTTGGCGAACATATTCTTGTCCAGAGTTTTATAGAGAATATCTTTCGCAACGTTATCCAAATTTGCCTTCTTTTCATCCTCAGCTGTCCATTCAGATATGTGCTTTTCAACCATCTGAGGAGCACCTTCAGTTATTGTTGCAGCTGTATTCACCTTCAGAATTCTCATTGGCccgtcagtgatgacataccacatgtcgtcatcttggGCTGCTAAATGTGCCTGCATGCGAATTTTCCAATCGtcataatcttctttagagaacattgaaattttattgaaagaagcCATAAGTGATTGAAAATATGTTAGTGTTTGAGAAAACCCCGCTgtgataccaattgttgggatcggaaaagagtttagagggggggtgaatgaactcttttaaattttcttttctaaaattagttttcaatcgttttttaggcggttgaaaattctttcTGAAATGGTTGGAAACTTGAACCACTGATGAGTGCGGAACACGGTTCCCAATTCCCAATAGACAGTTCAAAAACTTTTAGCAAACTTAACAAATTGCGGTTGGAAAAGTAAGAGCTTGCAAAAAGTAAATAACACAGGATTTTTATAGAtattcggagattgaatactcctacgtcaccccttcttcctttttcaagaaggattccactaaaagactttggctttacaaagtatttgcaacagcccactccaaccaggacttatcacactgcctgtattggaactcttagtgatcattttacacttCTGGTTATTAGGAACACTCAGTTCACCAGACAACAAGACTTGTTctaataaccaaaaggttattGATGTGAATAAACGATTTGTTTTGAGTAGCACAAATTTGATCCTTAGACGATCGAGTGTAATGCTGTTTTAAGCGTGCTTGAGAGAGCGATGAAGTGTGTAAGATTGTGATAGCGCTCTGAGATCtttttgtgtatgctagcaacaAGATTTTTCAGCTAATCGATCAAGTGTATTTGCTAGCACACTCCTCTGTTGATATATAGACGATATTCTTAACGGTCGGAGAGGATGCATCAACGTTAACCTGCTCCACTGAACAGATGTGTTGCTGTCGACTTGATAAGCATTTAATGATCTTTCATAGACGCATTTAATGTTTCTTTTGCTCGGCATAGTTCTGAAGCGCTTTTCCTGAAGAGTTCTATTTATGGTAACTATCTTCTTTAATCAGAACTGAAAGTCTATACTTGGTCTACCGTTTCTgggataaaaaatataaatacatatCATTTTTGGAACTGATGAAAGTATATGTTGACTTCAAGACGATGTAATATCTTTGAATGTATTAggccggtcagagaatgtcttcgAGCAATAAATAGTCTTCTTTAATGATCCGGTTCTGAGAATCATAAAAGTCCAAGCTGAATCTGCTAACGGTCTGAAGTAAGCGGTTGAGAGTTCTTGGAGCTTTAGCTAATCAGGAAGATATACCAGTGGATGAACAGAGCGGTTGAGCTGATGCATACCTCATATACGAACCCTAGCTGGTTTCAAGCTGACCTGtttttgtcatacaccaaaattttgggaataatattttcttaacaagagtggaggagaaaattaaaattttcctactaaggcgtCGCTTAGTAGAGGAGCGGAGatgaggagaaaaattttattttcctactaaggcatcgcctagtagaggagcagagtagaggagaaaaaatttattttcctactgagtcatcgcctagcagaggagtcagagggtgaggaggtGGAAATTTAATTTTCCTGTTGAgccatcgcctagcagaggagttagagggtgaagaggtggaagttttattttcctgctgagcatcccctagcagaggagtcataGGGTGAGGAGGtggaagttttattttcctgctgagtcatcgcctagcagaggagtcagagggtgaggaggtGGAAGTTTTATTTTGCTACTGAGGCATCCCCTAGCAGAGGATTTATAGGGTGAGGAAGTGGAAGATATATTTTCCTGCTGAGTCATCGCCTAGaagaggagtcagagggtgaggaggtGGAAGTTTTTTTTCCCTGCTGAGCTATAGCCTAccagaggagtcagagggtgaaGAGGTGGacgttttattttcctgctgagtcatcgcctagcagaggagtcagagggtgaggaggtggaagttttattttcctgctgagCTATCGCGTAGCAGAGGAATCAGAGGGTAAGGAGGTGgacattttatttttctgcacaGGCATCGCCTAGAAGAGGATTCAGACGGTTAGTAGGTtgaagtttgatttttcctgctaaggtccAGCTTAGCAGAGTAGTTACGAGATGATGAGGCgagagttttattttcctgctatggtatcgcttagcagaggagttagggggtGAGGAGGCTGAAGTTTTATTTTTCCTCCAAGGACTATTTTAGCAGATGAGTCAAGGACGCGGGGAAGTGGAaattattttccttcaaaagctTAGTAGAAGACCTTGAAGATGGGGGCTGGGCAAGGGCATACcgtgttagaaaaatttatttggtttgtcAATAACGAACGATGTTTGCCGCTacgaaaattacggggatcgacctgcccggtcaggtcgcCAGGTTTGGGGGCAACGCCCCCAAAAGCTCTTCAGAAACCACACAATCATTAGCAAGGGACGGATGGCGAGGCTGTGCAGGGCGAGCGCTCGACGTGTTGGGTGAGGGCATGTTTGGGCAAGGCTGGTGCAGGGGCGAGGCGAGAGAGTTTCGGGCGAGGGCTTGGGTGAGGGCGCGCCGGGAGAGCGAGTGCACTCAAGCGAGCGTGGCGCGCACTCAGGTGAGTAGGCGAGGGCGACGACACTTGGGGCAAGCGCTTTGGCAGGGCGAGTGTGGCGCGCTTAGGCGAGAAGCTGTAGGGGGAGGCTGGGCACTGGCGTGCACGGTGAGGGTGAGGGTGATGATGAGGCTGGGCGCTGGCGTGCGCGGGGGACGGAGAGGGTGAGGCTTGGGACAGGGCTTGGGGCGAGGTGTGCAGTGGTCGACGAGGGCAAGGCTTGGGGGCTAGGGCAAGCGTGCTAGCTAGGGCGCACTCGGGCGAAGGGCAAAGCTGTTGGGTTGTTTGGGCGAGGTGGGGGGCGAGAGTTGCTGGAGTGAGGGGCGAGGCGAGGGCGAAGCTGTTGGGGAGTTTGGGCGATGAGGGGCTAGGCCGCGCGATGTACGTCTGTGCAGGCGGCGGGGCTAGGGAGTACTATGGCGAGGCGGCTGGGAGAGCGATGGGGCGAGGCTGCTATGGCGAGCTGGTGTGCAAGGTGAGGGCGAGAACTCAGATGCCGAGGGGCGAGCAGGCGTGAGGACCTGGCTATTGAGGTGCGAGCCGTGGACAAGGTTTCGATTTGATATGTTTCCAAACTTAAGGAGACTAATGAGCAGCATGGAAAAAGTGCACAACTCACACGTTGTAAACCGAGGACAATtaatcgaacttcgaacctATGATTCAGTTCGACTAGGGAGGGAGAAattggtgataccccatggatgatcTCATTACCCCTGGCCCATCCTTAgtccaaatggaagacaggcccatcaagggcccagatACCAttttataaataccaggttttaGCGTACGAttcattcattcactatattatttttcagcagcatTCTTAGCTGCCTCCCCTTATATCCCCAGTctttgacttgagcgtcggaggggctacgccgggaCACCCTTCCGACCCCCCTTCTaactgtaatatccaagcctggtgaacaatatggtttaagatttcagacgtttattgactacttggtcaagtttaagtacagtttggatgttaagagttcgatttatgatttatagtatggttggttatagatgacgTGTAGTGTTAtagtagcggcgttacgattaaattcatgataatttatatattgatccaaatgaggtgaggccacttctattagaaagataagacacaATGCTATAACTTTCTTGTTTttggttttgttcaaatcattgtggaagataagccaaaagtgccccgaaatgtgtcgtgtgtttcgtcgttcctccagtgacacatgttgggagatttagcataactttttgctccgaccttcaaatgacatgaggctaattggatatgcaagccaagacatagagctacaacttttctGTTTACCACAGTTTCCGAATTCTGAAGGGAAGAGGTGTTTCGGAAGCGATCTTTGAAGTGGCTGCGTGCAgagcgcgcccgagcgggaataaatgtccgcccgggcgggccttgttcgaaaatattgtgttttggccgtgagttccgcgcccgagcggaaaaagatGTTCTCCCAGGCGGCCAGTGATGTTCAAAAAACGTTTTTTGGtattttaagtgatataatagaaGGAGTTGGCccatttttcctcattttttcCCAATTCtctcggttcttcagctcaaAGGGAGGTTAGGGTTCTtatttcttccatttgtttctttgattcaagcatcttgttgggtatttgaGGTGAGAACAAGATCATGGTAGGTTCAataagctaaggtaagcttgtggtttagttatttcttggtttatggtgttggggagaaatcatggaatgttgattgtgttggttttatgggtttgtgattattaagttgttgatgattcaatacatggtttattgttgtaggatttgtaccaagagattagaatcaagatttccattggttgtaagtagaattcattccttgtgctcacatgaattatatgtattgtatttcaatggttttaacatgctattcccttccatttgattcatgttatgtattgatacactttgttgtatgtTAGAGGCAattgtatgtctcaattgtgtaaaagggaatgCAAGAGAATAtagtattcaaagtgtttgatttaatgccaaagagatagttcaaattgatttattgaattgataaagagatagtaagagattgcatgcacttatttgatcaacgaccataggcttatatcccaacagagtatcgatttatatcaatgggatataggtacagagacagagatactatttaaatatcaatccaccagagaaaagagaaataccatcgttattgttacgCTATaccatgttattcatgtttcaagagttggatggtatttaataatttcaaagtcgtgttttacagagtataatatgtatccattgttatgtaagagttccacttgctgagttttatactcatttcagttattcatgtgatgcagataagagagACGAGCCAGGACtttgattggagccggggtcatatgtataagagatggaaggaagaagaaatatattttgatatacatgatcaaataatattttgtattttgatataaCACTTTGTGGATCATGTATAAacttttgattgtatatattgaaaatgtatttgagtccaaggtttattggcccatttgagatcttggacagagttggtgatcgacaGGTTAGCcttaccgccagatcttgatagagttcataatgtttttcatgtctctatgctcaggaagtatattgcgaatccttcccatgttcttcgtcacgagccattggatttgacacCAAATTTGACGTAtcaagagattccagtccagatACTGGATcacaaagttaaagtattgagaaacaaagagatcggcattgttaaagtcctttggaggaatcaattgattgaagaagccacgtgggaataGTAGGATGAGATGAAAGTAAAGTATCCTGAGCTTTTTGCGCAGtaacgtcaatttcgaggacgaaatttctttaaggaggggagattgtaatatccaagcctggtgaacagtAGGGTTTAAGATTTCACACGTtcattgactacttggtcaagtttaagtatagtttggatgttaagagtttcgatttatgatttatagtatggttggttatagatgacgTGTAATGTTAtagtagcggcgttacgattaaattcatgataatttatatattgatcAAAATGAGGTGAGGcgacttccattagaaagataagacataaggctacaactttcttgttttgggttttgttcaaatcattgtggaagataagccaaaagtgccccgaagtgtgtcgtgtgtttcgtcgttcctccagtgacacatgttgggagatttagcataactttttgctcagaccttcaaatgacatgaggccaattgaagatgcaagccaagacatagagctacaactttcctgtttaccacGTTTCCTAATTCTGAAGGGACAAGGCGTTTCGGAAGCGATCTTTGAAGTGGCTGCGCGCATAGCGCGCctgagcgggaataaatgtccgcccgggcgggcctTGTTAGTAAATATTGTGTTTTGGCCGTGAGTTCCGTgcccgagcggaaaaagatGTTCGCCCGGGCGGCCAGCGATGTTtaaaaaacgtgttttggtattttaagtgatataatagaaGGAGTTGGCCCATTTTTCTCCCAATTCtctcggttcttcagctcaagggGAGGTTAGGGTTCTtatttcttccatttgtttatttgattcaagcatcttgttgggtatttgaGGTGAAAACAAGATCATTGTAGgttcaagaagctaaggtaagcttgtggtttagttatttcttggtttatggtgtt
The Primulina tabacum isolate GXHZ01 chromosome 9, ASM2559414v2, whole genome shotgun sequence DNA segment above includes these coding regions:
- the LOC142504286 gene encoding uncharacterized protein LOC142504286 produces the protein MASFNKISMFSKEDYDDWKIRMQAHLAAQDDDMWYVITDGPMRILKVNTAATITEGAPQMVEKHISEWTAEDEKKANLDNVAKDILYKTLDKNMFAKIKTCTTAKEIWEKLTQLFEGNDQTKENKLTVAIQKFDNAKMKPGETLAEFDERCSNIIIELTSLGKEYSNREIALKVM